The following are from one region of the Natronosporangium hydrolyticum genome:
- a CDS encoding cytidine deaminase: MPEADLEQPAVDAEDGKLVTLARAARARVGAVEGAAVRDQDGRTYTGVTVRLPSLTIAALQLAVASAVAAGGTRLEAAAVVTEASTLDDLGRAAVRDLGMGAPIHVASPAGQVLATVRD; encoded by the coding sequence ATGCCTGAGGCGGACCTGGAGCAGCCGGCGGTGGACGCGGAGGACGGCAAGCTGGTCACATTGGCGCGGGCGGCGCGGGCGCGGGTCGGCGCGGTCGAGGGGGCGGCGGTGCGGGACCAGGACGGCCGCACCTACACCGGGGTGACGGTGCGGCTGCCCTCGTTGACCATCGCGGCGCTGCAGCTGGCGGTGGCCTCGGCGGTGGCGGCGGGCGGCACCCGACTGGAGGCCGCGGCGGTGGTCACCGAAGCCTCCACGCTGGACGACCTCGGTCGGGCGGCGGTGCGGGACCTGGGCATGGGGGCGCCGATCCACGTCGCCAGCCCGGCCGGCCAGGTGCTGGCGACGGTCCGTGACTGA
- a CDS encoding PIN domain-containing protein: MAGRTFLDTSVFIYAVDQSVPDKQKRAQEILLSTAGITISTQVLNEFYSAVTRRLKPAMPPPLAATAVETMARYLCVPTDAELVVRAIRSGQRWHLSHWDALVVEAARQAGCTRLFSEDLATGASYGGVTIENPFANG; encoded by the coding sequence ATGGCCGGTAGAACGTTCCTCGACACGAGTGTCTTCATCTACGCGGTCGACCAATCCGTCCCCGATAAGCAGAAGCGGGCCCAGGAGATCTTGCTGTCGACGGCGGGGATCACGATCTCCACGCAGGTGCTCAATGAGTTCTACAGCGCGGTGACCCGCAGGCTCAAGCCGGCCATGCCGCCCCCGTTGGCGGCAACCGCGGTGGAGACCATGGCCCGCTACCTCTGCGTGCCCACCGATGCCGAGCTGGTCGTCCGCGCCATCCGCAGCGGGCAGCGCTGGCATTTGTCGCATTGGGACGCGCTTGTGGTGGAGGCTGCCCGGCAAGCCGGCTGCACCCGGTTGTTCTCCGAGGATCTAGCCACCGGGGCGAGTTACGGCGGGGTCACCATCGAGAACCCGTTCGCTAACGGCTAG
- a CDS encoding isoprenyl transferase, with the protein MKTRTPLRAPTPHPSGARPPKLPADLVPRHVAVVMDGNGRWAKQRGLARTKGHERGEQALFDTIEGAIELGVPYLSAYAFSTENWRRSPEEVRWLMAFNRDVIRRRRDQLVELGVRVLWAGRPGRLWKSVISELQTAEQMSRHNSVLTLQFCVNYGGQAEIADAAAAIAREVAAGRLRPEKITEKTVAKYLYQPKVPDVDVFLRPSGEQRTSNFMMWQSAYAEHIYLDTLWPDFDRRHLWEACEMYAKRDRRFGSA; encoded by the coding sequence GTGAAGACGCGGACGCCGCTCCGGGCGCCGACACCACATCCATCTGGTGCCCGGCCGCCGAAGCTGCCGGCCGACCTGGTCCCGCGCCACGTGGCGGTGGTGATGGACGGCAACGGCCGGTGGGCCAAGCAGCGGGGGCTGGCCCGGACCAAGGGCCACGAGCGGGGCGAGCAGGCGCTCTTCGACACCATCGAGGGCGCGATCGAGCTGGGCGTGCCGTACCTGTCCGCCTATGCGTTCTCGACCGAGAACTGGCGGCGGTCGCCGGAGGAGGTCCGGTGGCTGATGGCGTTCAACCGGGATGTCATCCGCCGTCGCCGGGACCAGCTGGTGGAGCTGGGGGTCCGGGTGCTGTGGGCGGGCCGGCCGGGTCGGCTCTGGAAGAGCGTCATCTCGGAGCTGCAGACCGCCGAGCAGATGTCGCGCCACAACTCGGTGTTGACGCTGCAGTTCTGCGTCAACTATGGCGGGCAGGCCGAGATCGCCGACGCGGCGGCCGCGATCGCCCGGGAGGTGGCGGCGGGGCGGCTGCGGCCGGAGAAGATCACCGAGAAGACGGTGGCGAAGTATCTCTACCAGCCGAAGGTGCCCGATGTGGACGTGTTCCTGCGCCCCTCCGGCGAGCAACGGACCTCCAACTTCATGATGTGGCAGTCGGCGTACGCCGAGCACATCTATCTGGACACGCTGTGGCCGGACTTCGACCGCCGCCACCTGTGGGAGGCCTGCGAGATGTACGCCAAACGGGATCGACGTTTCGGCTCGGCCTGA
- a CDS encoding RNA polymerase sigma factor: MAAAQGGAPRAFERLYADLAPVVAGYLRVQRAVEPEDLTSEVFFGVFRGLASFQGHEAQFRSWVFTIAHRRLLDERRRLARTPPQAGSVEADPPAGDVEREALESLGEQWVVGLCSRLSADQRTVLLLRVIGDLTIEEVARITGKSPGAVKALQRRALDALRRKLAKEGVPL; the protein is encoded by the coding sequence TTGGCCGCGGCGCAGGGTGGGGCGCCGCGTGCTTTTGAGCGCCTCTACGCGGATCTCGCGCCGGTGGTGGCGGGCTATCTGCGGGTGCAGCGGGCCGTCGAGCCCGAGGATCTGACCAGTGAGGTCTTCTTCGGGGTGTTCCGCGGATTGGCGAGCTTCCAGGGCCACGAGGCACAGTTCCGGTCGTGGGTGTTCACCATCGCCCACCGGCGACTGCTGGACGAGCGGCGACGGCTGGCCCGGACGCCGCCACAGGCGGGCTCGGTCGAGGCCGACCCACCTGCGGGCGATGTTGAACGGGAGGCGCTGGAGTCGTTGGGCGAACAATGGGTGGTGGGCCTGTGTAGCCGGCTCTCGGCCGACCAGCGAACGGTGCTCCTGCTACGGGTGATCGGCGACCTGACCATCGAGGAGGTAGCCCGGATCACCGGCAAGAGCCCGGGCGCAGTAAAGGCGCTGCAGCGCCGGGCCCTCGATGCGCTGCGCCGGAAGCTCGCGAAGGAGGGCGTACCGCTGTGA
- a CDS encoding sugar kinase, with the protein MSEADGAAMSWDVLCVGESMGLVTPDPPAPLRHGPPLRLEVAGAESNVASWLAQLGAKVGWRSRLGADPFGELIRARLAAAGVDTSEVVVDQQAPTGIYFKDPAADGATTVYYYRRGSAAAAMDRRLLADAPAARVVHLSGITAALSGSCADLLHHALAERPAPGALMSFDINYRPALWPVAQAGPALAKLAAAADLVFVGRDEAQVLWGTATVDEVRARLPEPTTLVVKDGPVGATAYHGDDRFTVPAPPVTVVEPVGAGDAFAAGYLWGVLNDAAPAARLRLGHLLAGCALRTAGDIGELPTAAELAAAMQEGR; encoded by the coding sequence ATGTCGGAGGCGGACGGGGCGGCGATGAGCTGGGACGTGCTCTGTGTGGGTGAGTCGATGGGTCTGGTCACCCCGGACCCGCCCGCGCCGTTGCGGCACGGTCCGCCGTTGCGGCTGGAGGTCGCGGGCGCGGAGTCGAACGTCGCCAGCTGGCTGGCGCAACTGGGGGCCAAGGTCGGTTGGCGCAGCCGGCTCGGCGCCGACCCGTTCGGTGAACTGATCCGGGCGCGGCTGGCCGCGGCCGGCGTCGACACCAGCGAGGTGGTCGTTGACCAGCAGGCGCCGACCGGGATCTACTTCAAGGATCCCGCCGCCGACGGCGCCACCACGGTGTATTACTACCGGCGCGGCTCGGCCGCGGCGGCGATGGACCGCCGGCTCCTCGCCGACGCCCCGGCGGCGCGGGTCGTGCACCTCTCGGGGATCACCGCGGCGCTCTCCGGCAGCTGCGCCGATCTGCTGCACCACGCCCTAGCGGAGCGGCCGGCGCCGGGGGCGCTGATGAGCTTCGACATCAACTATCGGCCGGCGTTGTGGCCGGTGGCGCAGGCCGGGCCGGCCCTGGCCAAGCTCGCCGCCGCCGCCGATCTCGTCTTCGTCGGCCGGGATGAGGCGCAGGTGCTCTGGGGCACCGCCACCGTCGATGAGGTCCGGGCGCGGCTGCCCGAGCCGACGACACTGGTCGTCAAGGATGGTCCGGTCGGCGCGACCGCCTACCACGGTGATGACCGGTTCACGGTGCCGGCACCGCCGGTGACGGTGGTCGAGCCGGTGGGCGCCGGGGACGCGTTCGCGGCGGGCTACCTATGGGGTGTGCTCAACGACGCGGCGCCCGCCGCGCGGTTGCGGCTGGGACACCTGCTGGCCGGCTGCGCGCTACGCACCGCTGGCGACATCGGGGAGCTACCGACCGCGGCGGAGCTTGCCGCGGCGATGCAGGAGGGGCGATGA
- the era gene encoding GTPase Era codes for MTDPAQPAAPDAPEPAYRAGFACFVGRPNAGKSTLTNAIVGQKIAITSNKPQTTRHVIRGVLHQPQAQLVLVDTPGLHRPRTLLGERLNDLVRATWSEVDVIGLCLPADEQIGPGDRFITGEIEQLRATVIAVVTKIDLIDRSRLAKQLSAVADLADFAEVVPVSAVSGEQVGTLVDVVTTYLPESPQLYPDEMFTEEPTQVLVAELVRESALEGVRDELPHSIAVVVEEMTTEGDLTRIFADLYVERPSQKAIVIGRRGARLKEVGTRARAEIEQLLGGRVYLDLHVRVAKDWQRDPRQLRKLGF; via the coding sequence GTGACTGACCCGGCGCAGCCGGCCGCCCCGGACGCTCCGGAGCCGGCCTACCGGGCGGGTTTCGCCTGCTTCGTCGGCCGCCCCAACGCCGGCAAGTCCACGCTCACCAACGCGATCGTCGGGCAGAAGATCGCGATCACCTCGAACAAGCCACAGACCACCCGGCACGTCATTCGGGGCGTGCTGCACCAGCCGCAGGCGCAGCTGGTGCTGGTCGACACCCCCGGGCTCCACCGCCCCCGCACCCTGCTGGGCGAGCGCCTCAACGACCTGGTCCGCGCCACCTGGAGCGAGGTGGATGTGATCGGGCTGTGCCTGCCGGCCGACGAGCAGATCGGCCCCGGGGACCGGTTCATCACCGGCGAGATCGAGCAGCTGCGCGCCACCGTGATCGCGGTGGTGACCAAGATCGACCTGATCGACCGGTCCCGCCTCGCCAAACAGCTCAGCGCGGTCGCCGACCTCGCCGACTTCGCCGAGGTGGTGCCGGTCAGCGCGGTCTCCGGCGAACAGGTGGGCACGCTGGTCGACGTGGTCACCACGTACCTCCCCGAGTCCCCCCAGCTCTACCCCGACGAAATGTTCACCGAGGAGCCCACCCAGGTGCTCGTCGCGGAGCTGGTGCGGGAGTCGGCGCTGGAGGGGGTCCGCGACGAACTTCCCCACTCGATCGCGGTCGTGGTGGAGGAGATGACCACCGAAGGTGACCTGACCCGGATCTTCGCCGACCTGTATGTCGAACGACCCAGCCAGAAGGCGATCGTGATCGGTCGTCGCGGTGCCCGACTGAAGGAGGTCGGCACCCGCGCCCGGGCCGAGATCGAGCAGCTGCTCGGTGGCCGGGTCTATCTCGACCTGCACGTGCGGGTCGCCAAAGACTGGCAGCGCGACCCGCGGCAGCTGCGCAAGCTGGGGTTCTGA
- a CDS encoding bifunctional 4-hydroxy-2-oxoglutarate aldolase/2-dehydro-3-deoxy-phosphogluconate aldolase — translation MTNLTELFGDHRVMTILRGLPPAETVALAQLAWDAGVELLEVPIGTADQVPALAAAVAAGAERGKLVGAGTVITQEQVALAAGAGARYTVAPGLDLSVLAASLAAGLPHLPGVATPSEVQRAQAAGCRWLKAFPAAALGPGWFRAIRGPFPAIRFVATGGVSVDSAPEFLAAGAQVVAVGSALADPSTRERLGELVKNSAN, via the coding sequence ATGACCAACCTTACGGAGCTGTTCGGTGACCACCGGGTGATGACCATCCTGCGGGGGTTGCCACCGGCGGAGACGGTGGCGCTGGCGCAGCTGGCCTGGGACGCTGGCGTGGAGCTGCTGGAGGTGCCGATCGGCACGGCCGACCAGGTCCCGGCGCTGGCAGCGGCGGTCGCGGCCGGGGCCGAGCGCGGCAAACTGGTCGGTGCCGGCACCGTGATCACTCAGGAGCAGGTGGCCTTGGCCGCCGGTGCGGGTGCCCGTTACACCGTCGCCCCCGGGCTGGACCTCTCGGTGCTCGCCGCGAGCCTCGCCGCCGGCCTGCCGCACCTGCCGGGTGTCGCCACCCCCAGCGAGGTGCAGCGGGCGCAGGCCGCGGGTTGCCGGTGGCTCAAGGCCTTCCCCGCCGCCGCCCTCGGCCCCGGCTGGTTCCGGGCGATCCGCGGCCCGTTCCCGGCGATTCGGTTCGTCGCCACCGGCGGGGTCAGCGTGGACTCCGCCCCGGAGTTCCTCGCCGCCGGTGCCCAGGTGGTCGCCGTGGGGTCGGCGCTGGCCGACCCGTCGACCCGGGAACGCCTCGGCGAACTCGTGAAAAATTCTGCGAACTGA
- the recO gene encoding DNA repair protein RecO, translating to MTGYRRQLYRDDAVVLRTQKLGESDRIITLLTRRHGRVRAVARGVRRTSSKFGARLEPFGHVELQLAAPAGEQSTRSLHTVSQAVGVSLFGGAFAHDYPRYTAASAIAETAERLTPEEGEPSLELFRLTLGALRALATEAHPSPLVLDAYLLRAMGIAGWAPALAECAVCGTQGPHGAFSVPAGGSVCPDCRPPGAAHPPPTVLALLIALANGDWEYADASDPGLRKQAAGLVAAHLQWHLERGLRSLPLVDRGESR from the coding sequence GTGACGGGGTATCGGCGGCAGCTCTACCGGGACGACGCGGTGGTGTTGCGCACCCAGAAGCTCGGCGAATCCGACCGGATCATCACGCTGCTGACCCGCCGGCACGGCCGGGTCCGGGCGGTGGCCCGCGGAGTCCGGCGCACCAGCTCCAAGTTCGGGGCGAGGCTGGAGCCGTTCGGCCACGTCGAGCTCCAGCTCGCCGCCCCGGCCGGCGAGCAGTCGACCCGCTCCCTGCACACCGTCTCGCAGGCGGTGGGGGTGTCGCTCTTCGGCGGCGCGTTCGCGCACGACTACCCCCGCTACACCGCCGCGAGCGCGATCGCCGAGACCGCCGAGCGGCTCACCCCGGAGGAGGGGGAGCCGTCGCTGGAGCTGTTCCGGCTGACCCTGGGGGCCCTGCGGGCGTTGGCGACCGAAGCACACCCGTCGCCGCTGGTCCTCGACGCGTACCTGTTGCGGGCGATGGGGATCGCCGGCTGGGCGCCGGCGCTGGCCGAGTGTGCGGTCTGCGGAACCCAGGGCCCGCACGGTGCCTTCTCGGTGCCGGCCGGCGGTTCGGTCTGCCCCGACTGCCGACCGCCGGGGGCCGCGCACCCGCCGCCCACGGTGTTGGCGCTGCTCATCGCATTGGCCAACGGCGACTGGGAGTACGCCGACGCGAGCGACCCGGGCCTGCGGAAGCAGGCCGCCGGGCTGGTCGCCGCGCACCTGCAGTGGCATCTGGAGCGGGGGTTACGATCACTGCCGCTGGTCGACCGAGGGGAGAGCCGGTGA
- a CDS encoding hemolysin family protein, which yields MGADGAGLPDLALLGWATGLVVLAGLVAMSDAALGAVSAARARALARDGVWGAQALTAVAADRPRYLNLLLLLRLACELSATTLVALVTVDTFGLGWTAGLVTAGTMTVVSFVVVGVGPRTLGRQHAYPIGRASAPSVRWLGRALGPLASLLIWIGNVVTPGRGFREGPFVVSSQNGVESDLSVELRELVDLAGESGAVEQGERRMLHSVVQLGDTVAREVMVPRTEMVWVEAHKSLRQALALALRSGFSRIPVIGSSVDDVLGVAYLKDLTRWVMREPEQAADPERVDQVMRPAVFVPESKPVDDLLSEMQAARVHLAIVVDEYGGTAGLVTIEDILEEIVGEITDEYDVELPPVQELPDGAVRVSARLPIDELAERFDAVLPAEGVDTVAGLLAEQLGRVPIPGATATVGGLRLVAEGTAGRRNRIGTVLVRRAEQPEDGPGPTRPDERQAADA from the coding sequence ATGGGTGCTGACGGGGCGGGCTTACCTGATCTGGCCCTGCTGGGCTGGGCGACCGGGCTAGTGGTGCTGGCCGGGCTGGTCGCGATGAGCGACGCGGCGCTGGGCGCGGTCTCCGCGGCGCGGGCGCGAGCGCTGGCTCGGGACGGAGTCTGGGGTGCGCAGGCGTTGACGGCGGTCGCCGCCGACCGTCCCCGCTACCTCAACCTGCTGCTGTTGCTGCGGTTGGCGTGCGAGCTGAGCGCCACCACGTTGGTGGCGCTGGTGACGGTGGATACGTTCGGCCTGGGCTGGACCGCGGGGTTGGTCACGGCCGGCACCATGACCGTGGTCAGCTTCGTAGTGGTCGGGGTGGGTCCCCGCACGCTCGGCCGGCAGCACGCCTACCCGATCGGGCGCGCCTCGGCGCCGTCGGTGCGCTGGCTGGGCCGGGCGCTCGGTCCGCTCGCGTCGCTGCTGATCTGGATCGGCAACGTGGTCACTCCCGGCCGTGGCTTCCGGGAAGGTCCGTTCGTGGTGAGCAGCCAGAACGGTGTCGAGTCAGACTTGTCGGTGGAGCTGCGGGAGCTGGTCGACCTGGCCGGCGAGAGCGGTGCGGTCGAGCAGGGCGAGCGGCGGATGCTCCACTCGGTGGTGCAGCTGGGCGATACGGTCGCCCGCGAGGTGATGGTGCCGCGTACCGAGATGGTGTGGGTGGAGGCGCACAAGAGCCTCCGGCAGGCCTTGGCGTTGGCGCTACGTTCCGGTTTCTCGCGGATTCCGGTGATCGGTAGCAGCGTGGACGATGTCCTCGGGGTGGCGTATCTGAAGGATCTGACCCGCTGGGTGATGCGGGAGCCGGAGCAGGCAGCCGACCCGGAGCGGGTCGATCAGGTGATGCGCCCGGCGGTCTTCGTGCCCGAGTCGAAGCCGGTGGATGATCTCCTCTCGGAGATGCAGGCGGCCCGGGTGCATCTGGCGATCGTGGTCGACGAGTACGGCGGCACCGCCGGCCTGGTCACGATCGAGGACATCCTGGAGGAGATCGTCGGCGAGATCACCGACGAGTACGACGTAGAGCTGCCGCCGGTCCAGGAGCTGCCCGACGGGGCGGTCCGGGTCTCTGCGCGGCTGCCCATCGACGAGCTGGCTGAGCGGTTCGACGCGGTGTTGCCGGCCGAAGGCGTCGACACCGTCGCCGGGCTGCTCGCTGAGCAGTTGGGCCGGGTGCCGATCCCGGGGGCGACGGCTACCGTAGGGGGGCTGCGGCTGGTGGCCGAGGGGACCGCCGGCCGCCGGAACCGGATCGGCACGGTGCTGGTACGCCGTGCTGAGCAGCCTGAAGACGGGCCTGGCCCGACACGACCCGATGAGAGGCAGGCGGCGGATGCCTGA
- a CDS encoding NarK family nitrate/nitrite MFS transporter, which translates to MVRPHQEDLLGRRPGRWITNWDPEDEGFWARTGRRIANRNLIFSIFAEHLGFSVWLLWSVIVVSLPAAGFTFSVSQLFWLVALPNLIGGLMRFPYTFAVPKFGGRNWTVVSALLLVIPLGLLIYCVTDPTTPYWMFLVAAATAGLGGGNFASSMANISFFYPERRKGLALGLNAAGGNIGVSVVQFVVPIVIVIGVAGGAVRLEYAAYVWLPLVLISAVCAWRWMDNLSTARSNFRDQVVVAKREHTWVMSVLYIGTFGSFIGYSAAFPLLINTQFPELSAIGLAFLGPLVGSVSRPLGGWLSDHLGGARVTLWTFLTMCVGVIGVWQALQVHSFPLFLGAFLLLFVTTGVGNGSTYRMIPSIFRAQALLRVDYTDPEARAGALAKARREGAAVLGFTSAIGALGGFLIPQGFGTSISATGGVGTALTCFLAFYLVCSVLTWGYYLRRSGLSAQLPALSMRAI; encoded by the coding sequence ATGGTCAGACCGCACCAGGAGGATCTGCTCGGCCGCCGGCCCGGCCGGTGGATCACCAACTGGGATCCCGAGGATGAAGGCTTCTGGGCCAGGACCGGTCGGCGGATCGCCAACCGGAACCTGATCTTCTCTATCTTCGCCGAGCACCTCGGCTTCTCGGTCTGGCTGCTCTGGAGCGTGATCGTGGTCAGCCTGCCGGCGGCGGGCTTCACCTTCTCGGTCAGCCAGCTGTTCTGGCTGGTGGCGCTGCCGAACCTGATCGGTGGGCTGATGCGCTTCCCGTACACCTTCGCGGTGCCGAAGTTCGGCGGCCGGAACTGGACCGTGGTGAGCGCGCTGTTGCTGGTGATCCCGCTCGGGTTGTTGATCTACTGCGTCACCGACCCGACCACGCCGTACTGGATGTTCCTGGTCGCGGCGGCCACCGCCGGGCTGGGCGGCGGCAACTTCGCCTCCAGCATGGCGAACATCTCCTTCTTCTATCCGGAGCGGCGCAAGGGCCTCGCGCTGGGGCTTAACGCCGCCGGCGGCAACATCGGCGTCAGCGTGGTGCAGTTCGTCGTGCCGATCGTGATCGTGATCGGGGTCGCCGGTGGTGCGGTCCGGCTGGAGTACGCCGCCTACGTGTGGCTCCCGCTGGTCCTGATCTCCGCGGTGTGCGCGTGGCGGTGGATGGACAATCTGTCGACCGCCCGCTCGAACTTCCGGGACCAGGTGGTGGTCGCCAAGCGCGAGCACACCTGGGTGATGTCGGTGCTCTACATCGGGACCTTCGGTTCGTTCATCGGCTACTCGGCGGCGTTCCCGCTGCTGATCAACACCCAGTTCCCGGAGCTGTCGGCGATCGGGCTGGCCTTCCTCGGCCCGCTGGTCGGCTCGGTGTCGCGGCCGCTGGGCGGCTGGCTCTCCGATCACCTCGGCGGGGCCCGGGTAACGCTGTGGACCTTCCTGACCATGTGTGTCGGCGTCATCGGGGTGTGGCAGGCGCTGCAGGTGCACAGCTTCCCACTGTTCCTAGGTGCGTTCCTGCTGCTCTTCGTCACCACCGGGGTGGGCAACGGGTCGACGTACCGGATGATCCCGTCGATCTTCCGGGCGCAGGCGCTGCTGCGCGTGGACTACACCGACCCGGAGGCGCGGGCAGGTGCGCTGGCCAAGGCCCGCCGGGAGGGGGCGGCGGTGCTCGGTTTCACGTCGGCGATCGGCGCGCTCGGCGGCTTCCTGATCCCGCAGGGCTTCGGGACATCGATCTCGGCCACCGGCGGCGTCGGGACCGCGCTCACCTGCTTCCTCGCGTTCTACCTGGTCTGTTCGGTGCTGACCTGGGGGTACTACCTCCGGCGAAGCGGGTTGTCCGCACAGCTGCCGGCGTTGTCGATGCGGGCCATTTAG
- a CDS encoding AAA family ATPase, whose protein sequence is MPILDNGSWPDALRLLAAALPAGPAIIVLDELPWLAEQDEHFDGVLQTTWDRLLRQRPLLLLMLGSDLHMMARLTAYDRPFFGRADNLVLGPLTVADTAKSLALDPPDAIDAQLVSGGLPGILASWPAGVPALPFLAAECEDPSAPVFSVPESSMLAEFPMPDLSRRVLAAIGSGERTQANIAAAAGNRSEPVSSGSLSPLLRQLAMLRDAQNLARRGRPGPAYQLIERRWSAWRGRAVEPLIRDALELALADGALPSPTAAIVGGWWNRRFAPEVDLVGADRAPSPTTSSLLVR, encoded by the coding sequence GTGCCCATCCTCGACAACGGCAGCTGGCCCGACGCCCTGCGCCTGCTCGCCGCCGCGCTACCGGCTGGTCCTGCGATCATTGTCCTCGACGAACTCCCTTGGCTCGCCGAGCAGGACGAACACTTCGACGGCGTGCTGCAGACCACGTGGGACCGGCTGCTCCGGCAACGACCACTGCTGCTGCTCATGCTCGGCAGCGACCTGCACATGATGGCCCGGCTCACCGCCTACGACCGACCATTCTTCGGTCGGGCAGACAATCTGGTGCTCGGCCCGCTCACCGTCGCCGACACCGCCAAATCACTCGCGCTCGATCCGCCAGACGCCATCGACGCGCAACTGGTCAGCGGCGGACTGCCGGGCATCCTAGCGTCCTGGCCGGCCGGCGTACCGGCACTGCCCTTCCTCGCTGCAGAGTGCGAAGACCCGTCGGCACCTGTCTTCAGCGTGCCAGAGTCGTCGATGCTCGCCGAGTTCCCGATGCCTGACCTGTCCCGCCGGGTGCTGGCGGCGATCGGTAGCGGCGAACGCACCCAGGCGAACATCGCCGCTGCCGCGGGCAACCGCTCCGAGCCAGTCTCGTCCGGGTCGCTCTCACCACTACTTCGCCAACTCGCCATGCTGCGCGACGCCCAGAACCTCGCCCGGCGGGGCCGCCCTGGACCGGCGTACCAGTTGATTGAGCGGCGTTGGAGCGCGTGGCGCGGCCGGGCCGTCGAACCCTTGATCCGGGATGCGCTGGAGCTGGCCCTCGCCGATGGTGCGCTGCCGTCGCCAACGGCCGCGATCGTCGGTGGCTGGTGGAACCGCCGATTCGCCCCCGAGGTCGACCTGGTCGGCGCCGACCGGGCCCCGTCGCCGACCACGTCTTCTTTGCTGGTTCGGTGA